A single genomic interval of Adhaeribacter pallidiroseus harbors:
- the secG gene encoding preprotein translocase subunit SecG, with amino-acid sequence MYIALLCLIIFVCVLLILVVLSQNSKGGGLSSQFGAGSSQLMGVKRTGDLLEKLTWGLAIGLVLLTLTSHIILDTTGNAVQSRSINIEKAQQDRPAATAPAIPPVGNGTTPPAGSNNAAPAGTATPAQQPAVSTPGVTLDSTK; translated from the coding sequence ATGTACATTGCCTTACTTTGCTTAATAATTTTTGTTTGCGTGCTGTTGATATTGGTAGTTTTATCTCAGAATTCAAAAGGTGGTGGCTTATCCAGCCAATTTGGCGCGGGTTCCAGCCAGTTGATGGGTGTTAAAAGAACCGGCGATTTACTTGAAAAATTAACCTGGGGCTTAGCAATTGGCTTGGTGCTGCTTACTTTAACGTCACATATTATTTTAGATACTACGGGCAATGCCGTACAATCCAGAAGCATTAACATCGAAAAGGCCCAACAAGACAGACCAGCTGCTACGGCACCGGCCATTCCACCGGTTGGTAATGGAACTACGCCTCCGGCTGGTTCTAACAACGCGGCTCCGGCTGGTACGGCTACCCCGGCACAACAACCGGCTGTAAGCACTCCCGGTGTTACACTTGATTCTACCAAATAA
- the groES gene encoding co-chaperone GroES, which produces MAINIKPLADRVIVAPAAAEEKTKSGIIIPDTAKEKPQRGEIVAVGEGKVSEQGVLVKPQLQVGDQVLYGKYAGTEITVDGQDYLIMRESDIFAVV; this is translated from the coding sequence ATGGCAATTAACATTAAACCATTAGCAGACAGAGTAATTGTTGCTCCGGCAGCAGCAGAAGAAAAAACCAAATCAGGTATTATTATTCCGGACACTGCCAAAGAAAAACCGCAACGCGGCGAGATAGTGGCAGTAGGCGAAGGTAAAGTATCGGAGCAGGGTGTTCTGGTAAAACCACAATTGCAAGTAGGCGACCAAGTACTTTATGGGAAATATGCTGGAACCGAAATTACAGTGGATGGCCAGGATTACCTGATTATGCGTGAATCTGATATTTTTGCGGTAGTTTAA